The Candidatus Neomarinimicrobiota bacterium genome contains the following window.
TACGGCTATCACGGAGTTCAGGACTTCGAAAAGGAGCTGGGTGGTCGCTTCGAGGTGGATATTAAAATTCGTTATCCATTCTCTCGCTGTTCCTCTGAAGACACCCTCCACAAAGCCGTTGATTATCAGCAGGTCTACGCTGTGGTCAAAGACATGGTGACAGGCAGGAAGTATCATCTCATCGAAACCCTTGCGGATCATA
Protein-coding sequences here:
- a CDS encoding dihydroneopterin aldolase; translated protein: MGILTIKNLVFYGYHGVQDFEKELGGRFEVDIKIRYPFSRCSSEDTLHKAVDYQQVYAVVKDMVTGRKYHLIETLADH